A section of the Oryza sativa Japonica Group chromosome 1, ASM3414082v1 genome encodes:
- the LOC4324909 gene encoding G-type lectin S-receptor-like serine/threonine-protein kinase At2g19130 yields the protein MAAARGGRRRRPWSSSSSCGSPFLMMLISCLLWLHREAAPSLAADTVTVGRPLSGRQVLVSRGGKFALGFFQPDNSSQRWYMGIWYNKIPDHTKVWVANRRAPLSDPDTSRLAISADGNMVLLDRARPPVWSTNVTTGVAANSTVGVILDTGNLVLADASNTSVVLWQSFDHFGDTWLPGGRLGRNKLTGEVTRLVGWKGYDDPTPGMFSLELDPGGASQYVMSWNGSSRLYWSSGNWTGGMFSSVPEMMASNADPLSLYTFNYVDGENESYFFYDVKGEVVLTRFVVDVTGQIKFMTWVDSAAQWVLFWSEPKAQCDVYSICGAFGVCAEDALPACSCLRGFHARQPRRWLQGDHTAGCARSTALQCGGGGGAQPAAQKTKSDRFFVMPNVNLPTDGVTAASASARDCELACLGNCSCTAYSYNGSCSLWHGDLISLRDTTGAGNGGGRSISIRLAASEFSGNGNTKKLIIGLVVAGVAAAVILAVVVTVLVRRSRRLKALRRVEGSLTAFTYRDLQVATKSFSEKLGGGAFGSVFKGSLPADGTPVAVKKLEGVRQGEKQFRAEVSTIGTIQHVNLIRLLGFCTERTRRLLVYEHMPNGSLDRHLFGHGGGVLSWEARYQIALGVARGLDYLHEKCRDCIIHCDIKPENILLDDAFAAKVADFGLAKLMGRDFSRVLTTMRGTVGYLAPEWITGTAITTKADVFSYGMMLFEIISGRRNVEQGQDGAVDFFPATAARLLFDGDLKGAVDGRLAGNADMGEVERACKVACWCVQDSEATRPSMGMVVQVLEGLVDVNAPPMPRSFKVLGDPSNYVKFFSALPSIS from the exons atggcggcggctcgcggtggaagacgacgacgaccgtggtcgtcgtcctcctcctgcgGCTCTCCGTTTCTGATGATGCTGATCAGCTGTTTGCTGTGGCTGCACCGGGAAGCAgctccgtcgctcgccgccgatACCGTGACCGTCGGCCGGCCGCTCTCCGGCCGGCAGGTGCTCGTGTCCAGAGGTGGCAAGTTCGCGCTCGGATTCTTCCAGCCAG ATAACTCGTCGCAGCGTTGGTACATGGGCATCTGGTACAACAAAATCCCGGATCACACCAAGGTGTGGGTCGCtaacaggcgggccccactctCCGACCCGGACACGTCACGCCTCGCCATCTCGGCCGACGGCAACATGGTCCTCCTCGACCGTGCCAGGCCACCGGTCTGGTCCACCAACGTCAccaccggcgtcgccgccaACTCCACCGTCGGCGTCATCCTCGACACCGGCAACCTCGTCCTCGCCGACGCGTCGAACACCTCCGTCGTGCTGTGGCAGAGCTTCGACCACTTCGGCGACACGTGGCTCCCCGGCGGCAGGCTCGGCCGGAACAAGCTCACCGGCGAGGTGACGCGCCTGGTGGGGTGGAAAGGCTACGACGACCCGACGCCGGGGATGTTCTCCCTCGAGCTCGACCccggcggcgccagccagtACGTGATGAGCTGGAACGGCAGCAGCCGGCTGTACTGGAGCAGCGGCAACTGGACCGGCGGCATGTTCAGCTCCGTGCCGGAGATGATGGCGAGCAACGCCGACCCGCTGTCGCTGTACACGTTCAACTACGTCGACGGCGAGAACGAGAGCTACTTCTTCTACGACGTCAAGGGCGAGGTGGTGCTGACGCGGTTCGTCGTCGATGTCACCGGCCAGATCAAGTTCATGACGTGGGTGGACTCCGCCGCGCAGTGGGTGCTCTTCTGGTCGGAGCCCAAGGCGCAGTGCGACGTCTACTCGATCTGCGGGGCGTTCGGCGTCTGCGCCGAGGACGCGCTGCCGGCGTGCAGCTGCCTCCGGGGCTTCCACGCGCGGCAGCCGCGGCGGTGGCTGCAGGGCGACCACACCGCCGGCTGCGCCAGGAGCACCGCCCTgcaatgcggcggcggcggcggcgcgcagccgGCGGCGCAGAAGACGAAGAGCGACAGGTTCTTCGTGATGCCCAACGTGAACCTGCCCACCGACGGCGTGaccgcggcgagcgcgagcgcTCGCGACTGCGAGCTCGCGTGCCTCGGCAACTGCTCCTGCACCGCGTACTCCTACAACGGCAGCTGCTCGCTCTGGCACGGCGACCTCATCAGCCTCCGGGACACGACCGgcgccggcaatggcggcggccgcAGCATTTCGATCCGCCTGGCCGCGTCCGAATTCTCTGGCAACGGGAACACCAAGAAGCTGATCATcgggctcgtcgtcgccggagtcgccgccgcggtgATCCTCGCCGTCGTGGTCACGGTCCTCGTCCGGAGAAGCAGAAGGCTGAAGGCGTTGCGGCGAGTGGAGGGCTCCCTGACGGCGTTCACGTACCGTGACCTGCAGGTCGCGACCAAGAGCTTCTCGGagaagctcggcggcggcgcgttcgGGTCGGTGTTCAAGGGGTCGCTGCCGGCGGACGGGACGCCGGTGGCGGTGAAGAAGCTGGAAGGTGTTCGTCAGGGGGAGAAGCAGTTCCGTGCGGAGGTGAGCACCATCGGCACGATCCAGCACGTCAACCTGATCAGGCTGCTCGGCTTCTGCACCGAGCGAACACGGCGGCTGCTGGTGTACGAGCACATGCCGAACGGGTCGCTGGACAGGCACCTgttcggccatggcggcggcgtcctgaGCTGGGAGGCGAGGTACCAGATCGCGCTGGGCGTGGCGAGGGGGCTCGACTACCTGCACGAGAAGTGCAGGGACTGCATCATCCACTGCGACATCAAGCCGGAGAACATCCTCCTGGACGACGCGTTCGCCGCCAAGGTCGCCGACTTCGGGCTCGCCAAGCTGATGGGGCGCGACTTCAGCCGCGTGCTGACGACGATGCGCGGGACCGTGGGCTACCTGGCGCCGGAGTGGATCACCGGCACGGCGATCACGACCAAGGCCGACGTGTTCAGCTACGGGATGATGCTGTTCGAGATCATCTCCGGGAGGAGGAACGTGGAGCAGGGGCAGGACGGCGCGGTGGACTTCttcccggcgacggcggcgcgcctcCTGTTTGACGGCGACCTCAAGGGCGCCGTGgacggccgcctcgccggcaaCGCCGACATGGGCGAGGTGGAGAGGGCGTGCAAGGTGGCGTGCTGGTGCGTGCAGGACTCGGAGGCGACGAGGCCGTCCATGGGGATGGTGGTGCAGGTGCTCGAGGGGCTCGTCGACGTCAACGCGCCGCCGATGCCGAGGTCGTTCAAGGTGCTCGGCGATCCGTCCAACTACGTCAAGTTCTTCTCGGCGTTGCCGTCGATCTCATGA